The Psychrobacillus sp. FSL K6-4046 DNA window TGACCCATATCTCTTTTTTTTGACATATATTTTCACCTTTTCTTATTTTCAATTCAATCAAATGAATGGTTGTACGAAAATCTAATTTAATCTAATTTGAAAAATTGACCACTCATATAATCAAATGTTATTTATAATTTTTCTTACTTAACGTCTGTGATGATTCTCAGTAGAGTAATCATCATTACATTCTCTGCATTTCGGACTTTCTGTTTCTGATACCATCATTAGTCCATACTCATAAACATCTATAATCTCCGTATTCCTACCACTTACAGCTAACTGTAGTGTTTGAGCTAGCGTCCCGCCAAAATGCTCAAATTGAAATTGTTCTGGTAAAAAACCGACTTCTTCTATAGGAATACCTTGTAAATCAAAATTATCTATAAAGCTTAGGACTGAAAAGTCGGGTAATACAAGCCAAGAATAGGCCTGGAATGGCTCGGAAGGAGGATTAGAAACTACTAGACCGCTTCCATTTAGCGGTACGTAATTTCCACGTAAGGATCCTGCTACAAAACCGTACAACCCGTCTGGCCCAACAAGACCTGGTGCAAATGTTGAAGCATGAGTATCAGTGAAAAGATAGTACAGTCCGTCACTCACTACTATGTGAGGACGTTCAGTTTGTTGGTTCGTACATCCTGCTTCTAAAAGTGCAGGGAGTAGTTCCCAACTGGAAAAGCTGTTATTACGAAGTAATGCTATTCCTATATTGCCTGTATATTCTGCAGCGTCTGCTGGAACTCCAGGTCCACAGTCTACATCTGCTGACGTACCGGCTATATTTCCTTCAAACAATAAATATTCACACCCTGTCGCAGGGTCTTTGAAGAAGAAGGGATCACGGAAGGCATAAATTATTCCTCCACTAGATTGTTCTTCTGTCTGGTAGAGAATACCGTCTGGTTCTAGGATTACTTGATGAGGGGCAAAGTTTACTAATTGCACACCATCTAAGTTAGAAATATAATCACTGCTCGATAATGCAATTCGCTGCTCGTAAGTGATTTGAGCTTCTCCTCTTCTACCAGTAGCTGTATAGAAGTAATAAATACGACCATCATCATCAAGCATTGCTGAGCCCGCCCACTGTCTAGACCCTAAAGCTGTACCTTCTTCGAATACGTAACCTCCCTGGATCCAGTCAAGTCCGTTTCTCGAATAAAAGTAACTGATTCTTGCAACATCATGTCTTTTTCCTGGTAGAACACTACGAGGGACAGATAAAGCAAATAACACTCGCCAACCACCAGGTAACACTGCGATTGAACCGTCTTTTTCTATTAACGGCCACATATCCCATATCCATAAATCGGCTGATATACGAGGGAATGGGGCTTCAATTAGCGGTGCAACATTAGTAGAATTAATTCGAATTTGTTCTACTTGGCTCCTTGTCCAAACAGATGGAATCGCGTCGCGGTTATATTCAAGGCAACGTCCGAAATCTCTTCTAGGGTTATAGTTACAAAACTGACTAATTTGTTTGCCATTAAAAGTTCGATAACGAACATTGTTATTTCCAGTGGCTCCAGAAGGAGAGTTCCGATTAACAGAAGCACTCGGCATTATATTTGCGGATTCTATTCTCGAGCTTCTAACAGGAAATTGTTGCGAAGTTAGTTTATACCTATTTTTATTTGAGCGATGTTCATGTTCCCCAAGTCTATTAAAATGTTTTTCATCATTTTCTTTTGTCATAACTTACACACCTTTAATAGATTTTCGTACTTTGCTATCATATGTAGAGCCAAAAGAAAGGTTTGAGTAAAATTATTAAACCGTAAGAAAATTGTGTATCTAGTTTTTATAGGTGATTACCACGAAAAAAGGGCAATCTCATGAGAGATTGCCCTTTTTTAAGGTATATAAATTAGGTTTAATCATTAGTTTAGATAAATTTAATATAAGAAAAAAATAATTTAGAAGGATTATTATTTATCACTATGTCCAGCGACAGTCTCCCCACTACACAACTCGTTAAACTGTTCTAGCTTAGCTTTAAAAAATCTATTCTACTTAATTAACATTACTTTTTCAGTCGAAAAACAATGAAGTCGGGACTTCTAAAATCCTCACGAAATGATGGGTACTTCTTCAACATTTCCTCAGATGGGGTAGGCTCTACTATCTCTTCTATTAAAAATCCAGCTTCACAGATGGCTTTTACATAACTTGTTAATGTGCGGTGATAGAAGATTACCTGGTCCATCCCTCTTTGCTCATAGGCTCCCTCATAAAAATAGTTATCTACTTTCCAATATAATTTTTTACCGTCATGCCCTTTCTCCCATCCACTTTTTGGAGTTTGAAAACAAGGATGTAAAATAGAAAAGATAAAAATCCCACCCTCTCGAAGAACACGATAAATCTCATTAAATGCTTGCTGATAACCTTCTAAATCCTGGATCACCATATTAGAAACAACTACGTCATAAGTTCCTTCCATTATAAAATGTAAATTTTCACAGTTAGATTGTTTAAATTCTATATTGAGTTCTGATGTTGTTCTACTTTTTGCTATTTCAATCATCTTTGATGAATAGTCAATAGCTGTTACAGCTGCTCCTGCTTTCTCCATCAGTCTACTTAAATACCCTTCTCCACAACCAGCATCTAGTACTTTTTTGTTGTTTAAATTCCCCATAAGACTAAACAAGGTTGGATTTAAATATACCTCTTTATGTGGATCTCCATGCTCCAGATGATTGGCTGCATATTTTTCAGCAAACTTGTCCCACCTCTTAATAGAATCTTCAGAAGTCATATTTTTTACCATAATAGCGCCACTCCCATTCTAATGTAATAACTAGTAATTCGCCTTTCATAAAAGAGTTCCTGCTAATAGTATTTCCCAGAAAATAATTAAGAATAAAAAAAGAGCTTACTGGATTAATCCAGTAAGCCTCCAAAAAACTTAAAATGTAAATATTAATACTCCACCTGAACTCTCTTAAGATTCCAGCATAAGATCCTCTGGATTTTCGAGCAATTCTTTTACCATTTTCAGAAAGCCTACTGAATCTTTTCCGTCTATTACACGGTGATCATAAGAAAGAGCTACATACATCATAGGTCTTATTTGAATTTCACTTCCAACCGCTATCGGTCGTTTTTGAATGGTATGCATTCCAAGGATACCAACTTGTGTTCCATTTAATATCGGGGTAGACATTAAGGAACCAAATACACCCCCGTTTGTAATAGTGAAGGAACCACCCGTCATATCCGAAAGTGCTAGCTTGTTATCACGCGCCTTTTTAGCCAGTTCTCCAATATCCCCTTCAATTTCTGCAAAGTTTTTACGATCCGCATCACGAACGATTGGCACTACTAGACCCCCTTCTGTTGATACAGCAATACCAATATCAAAGAAGTTATTTTTAACAATGTATTCTCCATCCAGCTGTGAATTAACATAAGGATATTTTTTCAAAGCAGCTACGACTGCCTTAGTGAAGAACGACATAAAACCTAGACGTACCTGGTTGTCTTCGAAAAATTTATCTTTTTTACGAGAACGCAAAGCCATCACATTCGTCATATCTATCTCATTAAACGTCGTTAACATTGCAGTGCTTTGTTTGACCTCTAATAAACGTGAAGCGATTGTTTGTCGTCTACGAGACATTTTTTCGCGAGTCGTACGACCATCATCTGTTGGAGCAGAGACAATTTTAGCTGGCTCTGCTATTTGTTTTGAGCCATGGGCTGATACATCTTGAACACGAACACGCCCCATTGGATCAACAGGAGACACTTCATTTAAATCAATACCTTTTTCCCTTGCCATCTTACGCGCGGCAGGGCTAGCAATAGGTCTACTTGTGTCTGAGGTAGTTTCAACCTTTGTAATTGGTGCATTTTCTGCCTTTGGTATATCTGGAGCTTTTTCCTCAACCTTTACTTCCTCTGCCTGAGGTTGGGCAGCAGAAGTTCCAGATCCTGCACCGACGATTGCAATAACCTCTCCTACCTGAACTGTATCTCCTTCACCAAATAACAGCTCACTCACTACTCCCGCTTCCTCGGATATAACTTCAACGTTTACTTTATCTGTTTCGAGCTCAACTATAAACTCGCCTTTTTCAATGGTATCACCTGGTTTTTTTAACCACTGGGCAATCGTGCCTTCTGTAATAGACTCTGCCAATTCCGGAACTATAATTTCTGCCACTTAAACTTCCTCCTTTTAGTTCTATTGCTCACAAACTTTTTAATGCTTCTTCAATAATTCTTCCTTGTTCTACTTTATAAGTATCTGCGTCGCCTTCAGCCGGACTTGAGCGATGCACTCGTCCTGTATAAGCAATGCTTCTTCCATCTGCCATCTCTAATAAATACGGGAGAGCATAATTCCAAGAACCCATATTTTGAGGTTCTTCTTGAGCCCATGTCAATAACTCTACGTTTGGGTAACGTCCTAATATATACAAAATTTCATCCTTAGGGAATGGATAAAGCTGTTCCACACGAATGATATGCAAATAATTAAAATCAGTGCCGCTTTTTACTTTTTCCGCTAAATCAATTGCCATTTTCCCACTAGCAAAAACAATTTTCTTTACCTCGTCTGGTTGGCCACCAAGATTCGGTTGTTCAATCACTGCTTGGAATTTACCATCCACCAATTCAGAGACATCAGCACCAACCAAAGGATTCCGTAAAAGTGATTTAGGAGAGACGATTAGTAGCGGACGCACAAATTCTTCATTCAAAGATTCTGCTTGTCTGCGTAATATATGGAAGTAATTTGCTGCGCTTGAAAGGTTAGCTACAGTCCAGTTATTTTCTGCTGAAAGCTGTAGGTACCTCTCTAATCTAGCACTTGTGTGCTCTGGGCCTTGCCCCTCGGCCCCGTGTGGAAGCAGCATTACTAGACCTGACTTCAATCCCCATTTCGCTCGAGCAGAACTGATAAAGTTATCAAACATTACCTGTGCCATGTTAGCAAAATCCCCATACTGTGCTTCCCAAATCGTTAACGTATTCTTATCCTCTAGTGTATATCCGAATTCATAGCCTAAAATAGCAGCTTCTGTTAATGGGCTGTTATGAACAACAAAAGAGGCAGCAGAATCGCTAATAAAATGCATTGGTATAAGTTCTTCTCCTGTTTTCTCATCATGTAGTACTAAATGTCTGTGAGAGAACGTCCCGCGTTGGGCATCCTGTCCACTTAAGCGTATCGAATGTCCATCTTGCAAAATAGTTGCAAACGCAAGTGTTTCGGCGTGTCCCCAGTCTATCTTTCCGCTTCCGGTAAAGGGCTCTTCCCTACGTCTAAGTATCTTCTCTAATTTTTTGAATGGTGTGAACTCCTTGGCCCAGGTTAAAAGTTCTGCGTTAGCCTTACTTAGCTTTACTTCCTCAACACCAGTCTGTATATCAGGATACCCGTCTAATACAACCTGCGGAATCACTACCTCGTTTGCAGTTGTCTGCGGAAGTTCTTTGACCCTGTCATATGCCTCCTGCATTTCCTTTAATATTGTCTCATCTAACATCTCAACTTGGGACTGATTAAGTACCTTTTCTTCTACAAGTTGGTCACCATAAATTTGCCTTACAGTTGGATGTTTATGGACAATGTGATACATCAATGGATTAGTAATGGATGGTTCGTCCATTTCATTATGACCATATCGACGGTAACCAATAAGATCAATAACTATATCCTTACTAAATTGTCGACGATATTCAAAAGCAAGCCTTGCTACTTCTAACACAGCTTCCGGCTTGTCAGCATTTACGTGGATGACTGGAACCTCAAATCCTTTTGCAGGATCCGAGGAATAATTCGTAGAACGAGAGTCGAATTGCTCTGTAGTGAATCCAATCATATTGTTAGCAATAATATGAATGGATCCACCTGTTTGAAAACCACGTACTCGGCTGTAGTTTAATACCTCTGTTACTACACCTTGCCCTGGAAAAGCGGCATCTCCATGAACTAAGATTGCAAATGCTGCATTCTTATCCTGCTTCGGATAACCAGGTATGTCTTTTACCTCTTGTGCAGCTCGAGTTTGACCAGTCACTACAGGACTCACTACCTCAAGATGGGATGGATTATAGGCCAGCTGTACTGTGACGCCATTATTTGAACGATAGGTAGCCCCTTTATGATATTTCACATCACCAAACCAGCCTTCTGCAATCTCTAAAGATCCGTCCTTAGGTAAGAATGCCTTAGACGGTACATGAGCGAACTCAGCAAACATCATCTCATACGGTTTATTTAATACATGCGTCAAGACGTTTAATCGGCCACGGTGGGCCATTCCGATATTCACCTGTTTAGTTTTTGTTATCCCAGCCTGATTAACTAATTCATCGATTAAAACAACTAATGCATCAAGCCCTTCTATAGAAAAGCGCTTAGCTCCTACAAACGTACGATGAATAAACTTTTCAAATCCTTCAATTTTAGTTAAACGTTCTAGTAACTCTTTCTTTTCTTCTAATGAATGGCTTTGATTTAAAGCATTTCCTTCAATTTTATCTTGCAGCCATTGTCTCTCCTTGGAGTCTGTGATATGTGTAATTTCAAAAGCAATACTTTCCGTGTAAACAGACCTTAGATAATTGATAGCCTCAAGTCCATTACGTATGTCTTTAGGAGGATTAGTAATTATAAGAGCTGCCGGTACATCTACTAAGTCCTGTTCAGAGAGGCCATAGAACTCCATACTAATTTTCGACGGATCCTGTTTCCCATTGTTAAGGGGGTAAATGTTAGCATTTTGGTGCCCATGTGTACGAATAGCATCTGCGAGCCGAATAGCTCGAAGAATTTTATCTAAGTTGTTGTTTATATTACCTGATATCGATTTAGTCTCACTTTGACCCAAAGAATCGACTGGTGAACCATATTGTTGAAACAATGCTGCTATTTCCTCTTCTACGTCATCAGGTGATTGTACATATAAATCGTATTGCTCTAACAGGTATGCTAAATTGGGTCCTTGAAATTGATTCCATGGATAATTGTTATTCATTATTACACATCCTTATATTTTTATAACTAATCCCACTTGTCTTAAAGAAGACCAACCCATTGCCAATAAGTCATGCTGAAGACAATGATTAATAAGTATCCTACTATAGTGATTGGAAGACCAGATTTCAAAAGGTCCTTTGTTGTGAAGGCACCGGTACCATATGCAAGCATATTTTGGGGTGCGCTTACAGGTAGCAAGAAACCGAAGCAAACAACAAACTGTTGGATTAATACAAGACCAGGACCGTTAAATGAAGTTGGCTGCATGGAGACCACTAAAGCGATAACAATAGGTATAAAAGCGGAAGCCAAGCTCGTAGCACTTGCAAATCCTAAGTGAATCAAAATATTAAATAACGAAAGGACCATGATAATAAAAATAAGAGGCATTTCTGTCAAACCGACTGCTTCTAAAGTATTTTGCGATAACCAAGCAGCTCCTTCCGTTTGTAAAAGCACTGTACCCATTGATATCCCAACTGCAAATACTACAAGAGTTCCCCATGGAATCTTATTTTGCACTTCTTTCCAAGAAAAAATACCAATTCCAGGTAAGAGCATAACCATGACCGCTATAAAAGTCACTGTCGTTGAATCTAGTGGGTGAAGTATACCTTCTGTTGCCCAAAGAATTAGCAATGCGATGGAAATAATGATTAATCTTTTTTCTTTCCCTGTTATAGGACCCAAATCTCTTAATTGATCTTTAATAACTACGTCACCGTTTTCTAATTCCGATAGCTCTGGTTTGATAAGCTTATTCATTAGAAAAAATAGTAAGATAGACATCAGTATGGACCAGGGACCAGCATATATAAACCATTGCCCCCAGGTAATATTAATGCCAAAAGTTTCTTCAATAAATCCAAGAGCAACCATGTTTTGGGCTGCAGCTGTTTTAATACCAACATTCCAAATAGATATAGACTGCACTGCCGTAACTATTAATAAAGCGGAAAGCCTACTTGTTTTAGGTAAATTAAAAGCAGCTACTATTCCTAAAAGAATAGGAAGAATTGTACCCGCCCGAGCTGTAGCACTAGGAACAAATAGAGCTAATACAATACTTACAACAATTGTCCCAAAAACTAAACTCTTGGTTTTTGTACCAACTTTGGACATGATGAAAAGGGCTAACCTTTTGTGTAATCCCGTAAGCTCCATCGCTGCTGCGATAAATGTAGCACCGGCTACTAATCCGACTGCAGAAGAACTAAACCCACCTAACGCAAGCTTTAATGCACCTGATGTCGTGTAATCTACTGTAGGATCATCAATAGTTGGAGCAAGACCTATAAATACGGAAATGAGCACAATTATTATGGAGGCACTTACAGGAAACGATACAGCCTCTGTAACCCACAGAATTACTGCTAACGCAAGTATTGCCAGAGCTCTCTGCCCAGCAACAGGAAGTCCTTCAGGATTTGGTAACAAAATAATGATAAGAAATACTGCAAAAGCCAGAAGAACAAATAACATTTTATTTTTTTTCATCTTTTCTTCTCCTCTACTTCTATAAATTTACAAATAGACTAACTAAGAATGAATCTTTACTTTGCGATTAAACATACTTGTGGATAAAATAATAGGTGAACTTAAAGCACCTCTGTATACTTATCTGCTGTATTTTGTCCTAATTTATCCTTATTAATCATTCCATCTTCTTCTATTGTCATACACGATATTTTAACTTTTAAGTTTTGGAAATCGCCTCTTTCTCTTAACTACTCTCTTACTGGGACTTCACTTTTAGGACCTTAATAATTTGTTCATACAAGTTTCTAAATTATCTTGTAATCAAAAAAACTTTTTATACCTGAAATTCCCAAGTAAAGTTTCATAAATTGCAGGAGTTTTGATGCTGTTTCATTTAAAAGAATAGGTTTAATATTATTAATTGTGAATAATTTCACAATAACGTAAGTATAACTCTTTTGTATTTTTTTGTTATACTATTATTCTTTTTTTCATTATTAATTCATAAATTATTAATCGATTGTTCATAATTTTGTCATTTTTTTATTATTTGTATATAATTTAATTTTATTTTAAATTTAGTAAGCAGCTGGCAGTTGGACGCGTAAATTTCTAAGTTATCCCTTGTATTAAGCGTTCGCGCTGTCATCGCTTATACAGCTCACGTCTCCTACTGGAGACACCTGCTACTGATATCAATACATGTAAAAAATAATCCACTATTTTTCCAAATTTATGAGAGAATAAATAGAAGAGTTTTATGCGGATAAAAAGGAGGATGTTCAATGGAGTTATTTAAACGCGGATTCCCTATATTTTGTTTTTTAATTCTTCTCACTGCATGTGGTAATGATTCCGAAACATTGAATAATCCAATACCAACAGAACCTAACATCCCTGTTCCAATAGAAAAAGTTGAAGCTGATCCTTATGAAATTTTAGTTCAGGAAAAAAATAAAAGCATAAACCTTATTCCGCTGGATCTCACTTCCTCTTATGCAAGTGAACTAGGGCTCACCTTTTATGAACCAAAATATGAGAAGTTTTCTGCTAACGGTGAAGTTACTATTGCAGGTGAGATAAAAAAGGCTGACGAACTAAAATCTAACTACATATGGATTAATGTCCAAACAGAAAATGAAAATAGTTATATTCAGGAACAGGACTATTTTGTTCCAATTAGTGATGGTAAATTTAAAAAAATCATTCATTTTTTTAACGGTGAGGGAACGTATAAGATTAAAGTACAGATACCGAGCACAGAACGAGAAAACCATTACTATGATACAGCAAACTTTGAAGTTCTAAATGTAAACCCAAATAGAATTAGAGATGTTGCCTATACACCTATTGGTTTAGAAGCCGGACTGATCCTTAATACAGAGGTCGGCTATGTAGAAGAAGACGGTATTTATACATTGCAAGGGAACTTACAGAATGGTGGATTATACGAGGATATTATGGTTCGGCTATCAAAAGACGGTCAAACGTGGAGTAATGTTATTCCAATAAAAAAAGGTCAATTTACTGCCAATATTCCACTTTTATTTGGCAAAGGCTTGCATAAGCTAGAAGTTATGATTCCCGATTTAGAGAAAGATAACTTTTACAAGACTGCAACAGATTTGCTTATAGAAAATACATCATTAGAGATATTGGAACCAATCTCTTATTCTTCCCTATATGCTGAACGCGGGATAAATCTGGTTGAGCCTGTCAGTGGAGAAAAGACAACAGGACACACGTTTTACATTAAGGGTTTTATAGATCCAGAAGCTTCACTATCAAAACAAACTACCCATCTCTATGTGCAAACTCAAAAAGGTGAAGATCATGCTCTAGAGGTCATCCCCATCCAAGACTTTACATTTAACGATTATTTTCATTTAAGATTTGGCCCTGGAGAATATGAAGTATCTATTAGCGTCCCTGAGATTACTGAAACTAAAAATGATTTCTTTAGATATTATGAGGTTGCTAAGTTCGATATAATTTCTTCAGCTGAACAGGATAAACGAGATATTCTTCCTTCAAGAGGCATTGAATCTGATGCACCACAAATTATTGACCTAGCAAACAGCCTTACAAAAGGGAAAACTTCCGAATTAGAAAAGTCAAAAGCTATTTATGAATTTGTAGCTAACACCATCTCTTATGACGTAGTTAAATTCCAAAATGACGACTTTAAATGGGATGACAGTGCCTTAAAAACTTTAAATTCTCAAACGGGGGTATGTCAGGACTACGCCTACCTTACGATTGCACTCTTACGTGCAAGCAATATCGAAGCCCGATTTGTAGAAGGATACACTATAGATCGACATGCATGGGTAGAGGCTAAGGTCGATGATCGGTGGGTCACAATGGATCCTACATGGGGTGCAGGCTACCTAAATGACAACAAGGAATTTATAGCTAGTTTTAGTGATGATTATTTTGACCCTGAGGAAGAAGATTTTCAAAAAACTCATACTCGCATTGGTTTAGTATATTAGTATGAGCGGAGCTGCCTCCTCGCTTTTTTCATTTGCCTGTCGGGGCAAACACAGGGGCTTACGCTTTTCTATTTGGCTAGCTTCAGCCCCTTGCCCCTCGGGGTCAAATGGATAAAAGCTCCGGTGGCTGTGAGGCTGCCTCCTCGCTTTTTCCATTTGCCTGTCGGCGCAAGCACAGGGGCTTACGCTTTTCTATATATAAATAAAGAGGATGGTTGTGGTTTATTCACAACCATCCTCTTTGCAACATTTATAGAGGTTTTATTTATTTTTTTAGGAATAATTTCACGACTTAAATAGGTATTTTTCATGCATTCGTTTCTCCCAAGTTTGATGGATTTTCTCTTTCCCTTCCTTTTATAAACCATGGGTTACTAGGTCTTTCAAGTGGTGTAATATTCATAATAAAATAACCAACAATTAAAATTAGAATAACGAGTGAGTAAAAAAGAGTATCAATTGGATGGTCATGCTCTACGATGATTAGACGGATCATTGCTGTGATGCCTACATATAAAAAATATCTAAGCGGAAAGTGGTAGTCTTCTTTGAAGTACTTCACGATCATAGTGATGAATTCAAAATACAAAAAGAATATGAGGATATTAGCAAGGAACATTTTATAATTGCTCGGACCTACCGTGAGCAACACCTTTATAAAAATCGTCAGCTCCTTCACTAACAAAAAGGCCAGTATAAAGGCCAAGAAGACTAAGCAGAGGTTTAAAAACATTTGCAAGGCTTTTGGGATGATCGATAACACAGCTGTAAATTTAACCATTCAATTCCCCCTTTTTTATAATATATTATTATAATGTAAGGTTACCTAACATGTCTACAGTGAAATTTCAGAATATTTTTTTTAAAATCACACTACGTATCCCTACATACTGTATTTTGGAAGAAAAAAGAAGTGCTACCCCAATATGACAAAGCGTAGCACTTCTTAGAAATAGTTGTGGAAAATCAAGCCTTTACTCGATTAATTCTACAAATTTAGTGGCGGCAGTTGATAATGGAACCCTTTTTAGAAAGCACACTCCTATATTTCTTGGCGGTATACTCTCTTTTAACTTCACCTCTTTAAGCATACCTTTTCTTAAATAATCTCCCGCAAATTGCTTAGTAACACAAGCAATACCTAAGTTAATTTTTGCGAATTCCAATAGTAAATCATGAGAACCTAACTCAAATTCAGGTGATATTTTTACACCCTTTGAAAGCATATATTCTTCCACATATCTTCTCGAGACTGATTTTTGTTCAAGGAATATTAATGGAAATTTTACAAGCTTGTCCAAACTAATTGGCTTTGACAAGACTTTATCAAACTTTTCCCCATATACAAAGATGTCTTGTACCTCTAGACAAGGCCGTTGTCCCAAGCTATCATCATCTATCGGAAAATTACAAAGAGCAATGTCTACTCCTCCACTCTTTAAAATATTGCAAAGCTCTATGGTCGTACCATTTACAATGGTGAATTTAATACTAGGATATTTATTATGGAACTCCTCTAAATAAGGGAGCAAGAAAAATCTTGAAATTGTATCTCCAACTCCAATTTTAAGTTCCCCTGCAGTAAGGTTTTTAAATTCTAAAATTTTCTCCTCACCAGTATCAATGAGCTTTAAAGCAGAGCTAGCATATTCAAAAAGCACAGAGCCTTCTGTTGTTAAAGTAACTCCTTTTGTCGTTCTGTAGAATAATCTGGTATCTAGTTCTTTCTCCAGTTGCATTATGGCCTGACTAACTGCGGATTGACTCATAAAGAGATCTTTTGCAGCCTTCGAAAAGCTATTATTTTTACTTACCATGCAAAATATTTTATATAAATCCAGTTTCCCTGACATATAAGCACCTCTTATATCTATTATAATATATATTAATTTTACTTATATCACTGTATTACGTAGAATTACAAGTGGTAATAATATATTTATAATAGTTGAAGGAGCGTTCAATTTGGAAAGAGTAGTGGGAACAGTTGTAAGAGGTCTTCGTGGCCCAATTATAAATAATGGTGATAATATTGAAGAAATAGTAGTAAATAGTGTATTAAAAGCATCAGAAGTGGAAGGCTTTTCTATCAACGATCAGGACATTGTGACCGTAACTGAATCTATCGTTGCCCGCGCTCAAGGAAACTACGCTAGTATAGACCA harbors:
- a CDS encoding 2-oxoglutarate dehydrogenase E1 component: MNNNYPWNQFQGPNLAYLLEQYDLYVQSPDDVEEEIAALFQQYGSPVDSLGQSETKSISGNINNNLDKILRAIRLADAIRTHGHQNANIYPLNNGKQDPSKISMEFYGLSEQDLVDVPAALIITNPPKDIRNGLEAINYLRSVYTESIAFEITHITDSKERQWLQDKIEGNALNQSHSLEEKKELLERLTKIEGFEKFIHRTFVGAKRFSIEGLDALVVLIDELVNQAGITKTKQVNIGMAHRGRLNVLTHVLNKPYEMMFAEFAHVPSKAFLPKDGSLEIAEGWFGDVKYHKGATYRSNNGVTVQLAYNPSHLEVVSPVVTGQTRAAQEVKDIPGYPKQDKNAAFAILVHGDAAFPGQGVVTEVLNYSRVRGFQTGGSIHIIANNMIGFTTEQFDSRSTNYSSDPAKGFEVPVIHVNADKPEAVLEVARLAFEYRRQFSKDIVIDLIGYRRYGHNEMDEPSITNPLMYHIVHKHPTVRQIYGDQLVEEKVLNQSQVEMLDETILKEMQEAYDRVKELPQTTANEVVIPQVVLDGYPDIQTGVEEVKLSKANAELLTWAKEFTPFKKLEKILRRREEPFTGSGKIDWGHAETLAFATILQDGHSIRLSGQDAQRGTFSHRHLVLHDEKTGEELIPMHFISDSAASFVVHNSPLTEAAILGYEFGYTLEDKNTLTIWEAQYGDFANMAQVMFDNFISSARAKWGLKSGLVMLLPHGAEGQGPEHTSARLERYLQLSAENNWTVANLSSAANYFHILRRQAESLNEEFVRPLLIVSPKSLLRNPLVGADVSELVDGKFQAVIEQPNLGGQPDEVKKIVFASGKMAIDLAEKVKSGTDFNYLHIIRVEQLYPFPKDEILYILGRYPNVELLTWAQEEPQNMGSWNYALPYLLEMADGRSIAYTGRVHRSSPAEGDADTYKVEQGRIIEEALKSL
- the odhB gene encoding 2-oxoglutarate dehydrogenase complex dihydrolipoyllysine-residue succinyltransferase gives rise to the protein MAEIIVPELAESITEGTIAQWLKKPGDTIEKGEFIVELETDKVNVEVISEEAGVVSELLFGEGDTVQVGEVIAIVGAGSGTSAAQPQAEEVKVEEKAPDIPKAENAPITKVETTSDTSRPIASPAARKMAREKGIDLNEVSPVDPMGRVRVQDVSAHGSKQIAEPAKIVSAPTDDGRTTREKMSRRRQTIASRLLEVKQSTAMLTTFNEIDMTNVMALRSRKKDKFFEDNQVRLGFMSFFTKAVVAALKKYPYVNSQLDGEYIVKNNFFDIGIAVSTEGGLVVPIVRDADRKNFAEIEGDIGELAKKARDNKLALSDMTGGSFTITNGGVFGSLMSTPILNGTQVGILGMHTIQKRPIAVGSEIQIRPMMYVALSYDHRVIDGKDSVGFLKMVKELLENPEDLMLES
- a CDS encoding glycoside hydrolase family 68 protein, translated to MTKENDEKHFNRLGEHEHRSNKNRYKLTSQQFPVRSSRIESANIMPSASVNRNSPSGATGNNNVRYRTFNGKQISQFCNYNPRRDFGRCLEYNRDAIPSVWTRSQVEQIRINSTNVAPLIEAPFPRISADLWIWDMWPLIEKDGSIAVLPGGWRVLFALSVPRSVLPGKRHDVARISYFYSRNGLDWIQGGYVFEEGTALGSRQWAGSAMLDDDGRIYYFYTATGRRGEAQITYEQRIALSSSDYISNLDGVQLVNFAPHQVILEPDGILYQTEEQSSGGIIYAFRDPFFFKDPATGCEYLLFEGNIAGTSADVDCGPGVPADAAEYTGNIGIALLRNNSFSSWELLPALLEAGCTNQQTERPHIVVSDGLYYLFTDTHASTFAPGLVGPDGLYGFVAGSLRGNYVPLNGSGLVVSNPPSEPFQAYSWLVLPDFSVLSFIDNFDLQGIPIEEVGFLPEQFQFEHFGGTLAQTLQLAVSGRNTEIIDVYEYGLMMVSETESPKCRECNDDYSTENHHRR
- a CDS encoding class I SAM-dependent methyltransferase, coding for MVKNMTSEDSIKRWDKFAEKYAANHLEHGDPHKEVYLNPTLFSLMGNLNNKKVLDAGCGEGYLSRLMEKAGAAVTAIDYSSKMIEIAKSRTTSELNIEFKQSNCENLHFIMEGTYDVVVSNMVIQDLEGYQQAFNEIYRVLREGGIFIFSILHPCFQTPKSGWEKGHDGKKLYWKVDNYFYEGAYEQRGMDQVIFYHRTLTSYVKAICEAGFLIEEIVEPTPSEEMLKKYPSFREDFRSPDFIVFRLKK
- a CDS encoding DASS family sodium-coupled anion symporter; protein product: MKKNKMLFVLLAFAVFLIIILLPNPEGLPVAGQRALAILALAVILWVTEAVSFPVSASIIIVLISVFIGLAPTIDDPTVDYTTSGALKLALGGFSSSAVGLVAGATFIAAAMELTGLHKRLALFIMSKVGTKTKSLVFGTIVVSIVLALFVPSATARAGTILPILLGIVAAFNLPKTSRLSALLIVTAVQSISIWNVGIKTAAAQNMVALGFIEETFGINITWGQWFIYAGPWSILMSILLFFLMNKLIKPELSELENGDVVIKDQLRDLGPITGKEKRLIIISIALLILWATEGILHPLDSTTVTFIAVMVMLLPGIGIFSWKEVQNKIPWGTLVVFAVGISMGTVLLQTEGAAWLSQNTLEAVGLTEMPLIFIIMVLSLFNILIHLGFASATSLASAFIPIVIALVVSMQPTSFNGPGLVLIQQFVVCFGFLLPVSAPQNMLAYGTGAFTTKDLLKSGLPITIVGYLLIIVFSMTYWQWVGLL